A single genomic interval of Brevibacillus brevis harbors:
- a CDS encoding LysR family transcriptional regulator, with the protein MTVNLEQLHYIVEVARHGSLSIAAQNLHVTQSGVSQSITNLEKELGLKIFNRSRGHGAVPTDEGRIILKQAYEVLRKLEEIKETANSFTSTEVGELKVSSAPGMTTLLVKAIAAFRHDYPHVNVEVAEKWAPTVIEDVRQHKTDIGLITYSTNWNINLEGIAFEALLEGRPKVYVSKHSPLAFLSTITPHELLDQTLVTFNSESMQCFVQDFFNKYKPLRILFTANNMEGVLQAIIDGLAFTFAPDFQMKNYHPVIKGDIIAIDLVNHGPVNISIGLVKSEVKHLSTFANKYIHYLKSEIIKS; encoded by the coding sequence ATGACTGTGAACCTTGAACAATTACACTATATTGTTGAAGTCGCAAGACACGGCTCTCTGTCTATAGCAGCACAGAATCTTCATGTGACCCAATCCGGTGTTAGCCAGTCCATTACCAACTTAGAAAAGGAGTTAGGGCTTAAAATTTTTAATCGGTCACGAGGACACGGAGCAGTACCGACCGATGAAGGTAGAATCATTCTGAAGCAAGCCTACGAAGTGCTGAGAAAACTTGAGGAAATAAAAGAAACAGCTAACTCATTCACCTCCACGGAAGTGGGGGAACTAAAAGTGTCTTCTGCACCTGGGATGACGACGCTTCTGGTAAAAGCTATTGCTGCTTTTAGACATGATTATCCTCACGTAAACGTGGAAGTTGCCGAAAAATGGGCCCCTACTGTGATTGAAGATGTTCGTCAGCATAAGACCGACATTGGATTGATTACGTATTCAACTAATTGGAATATAAACTTGGAAGGAATCGCTTTTGAAGCACTGCTTGAAGGGAGACCGAAAGTATACGTTTCTAAGCACTCTCCATTAGCATTTCTTAGTACCATAACTCCGCATGAGTTACTTGATCAAACTTTGGTCACATTTAACAGTGAATCAATGCAGTGTTTTGTTCAAGATTTCTTTAACAAGTACAAACCCTTGAGAATTTTATTTACAGCAAATAATATGGAGGGAGTTCTCCAGGCGATCATTGATGGTTTGGCTTTTACATTTGCTCCTGATTTCCAAATGAAAAACTATCACCCTGTCATAAAGGGTGATATCATTGCTATTGATTTGGTAAATCATGGGCCTGTCAATATTTCTATCGGGTTGGTTAAATCAGAGGTGAAACATTTATCAACTTTTGCCAACAAGTATATTCATTATTTAAAATCTGAAATCATTAAGAGTTAA
- a CDS encoding 2,4'-dihydroxyacetophenone dioxygenase family protein, with product MSNVKNVAALAANHVNPDDLPWIPYFGDAKFKLLKANPVTGQNLTILKVPPGMQLPAHFHSGTVIVYTIQGSWRYLEDDWISRAGDIVYEPAGSKHTPQGLGDQDVITLNIVEGTLDYLGENGEIIARDNWESFLKRYHDYCAAEGIEPTDVTKF from the coding sequence ATGAGCAATGTGAAAAATGTAGCAGCATTGGCTGCCAATCATGTTAATCCAGACGATTTGCCTTGGATTCCTTATTTTGGAGACGCGAAATTTAAGCTGCTTAAAGCCAACCCGGTGACAGGACAAAATCTTACCATATTAAAAGTTCCCCCTGGTATGCAACTTCCTGCTCATTTTCATTCTGGTACAGTCATTGTGTATACCATCCAGGGATCCTGGAGGTATCTTGAGGATGATTGGATCTCCAGAGCTGGTGATATCGTATATGAACCTGCTGGCTCCAAACATACACCGCAAGGCTTAGGGGATCAAGATGTTATTACCTTAAATATCGTAGAAGGAACATTGGACTATTTGGGTGAGAATGGCGAAATTATTGCGCGAGATAATTGGGAATCATTCCTGAAAAGATACCATGACTACTGTGCGGCCGAAGGAATTGAACCTACAGATGTAACCAAATTTTAA